The proteins below are encoded in one region of Phaseolus vulgaris cultivar G19833 chromosome 1, P. vulgaris v2.0, whole genome shotgun sequence:
- the LOC137815712 gene encoding uncharacterized protein, producing the protein MTSDKERRQRLLALARSRRAAEEPSEAEAIAEPIRASPISVALAEGRETRGDKKRKRLAKAPTIVITIEEESSGSPLVQRKRRGTEGPEGDSDLLPRAHASPERPPSPAPLSSPPPAKSPPSTQAAGSGIARSEGTPHPLPSPRPQDSATASEGGGESSFQATGPSSEGLPKVLRLTKQLLQNQELVKWSSSEVDLHLARQMVLSLEFSTQHRRLEKLEGKVKELLSQQESLRSDYEALQDTNDMLKDILEESRMARVQQVQETIKTEMLMGDAVAALDFQLLETTGKAIQLEAETAYMRQQNANLTEAFAASDRKLKEAESTIATLTTEKVALETDKAGFEAEKTKLWEESADTFAEGFDFALEQLKCAFPEVDRSQLSIEFEVVDGKVVRP; encoded by the coding sequence ATGACTTCTGACAAGGAAAGGCGGCAAAGGCTGCTCGCTCTAGCCAGGAGCCGTCGGGCTGCTGAGGAGCCCTCTGAGGCGGAGGCGATCGCCGAACCCATTCGCGCCTCTCCCATCTCGGTCGCGCTTGCTGAAGGGCGTGAGACCAGGGGTGACAAGAAAAGGAAACGATTGGCGAAGGCCCCCACCATCGTCATAACCATTGAGGAGGAGAGCTCTGGGTCCCCTTTGGTCCAAAGAAAAAGGAGGGGAACCGAGGGCCCCGAGGGTGATTCCGACCTGCTTCCTCGAGCCCATGCCTCCCCCGAACGCCCTCCATCACCAGCCCCCCTTTCCTCCCCACCCCCAGCAAAGTCACCCCCTTCGACTCAAGCAGCTGGGAGTGGGATCGCGCGCTCGGAGGGAACCCCTCATCCCCTGCCATCGCCGCGCCCCCAAGACTCTGCCACCGCAtctgagggtggtggtgagagttCCTTCCAGGCGACGGGCCCCAGCTCCGAGGGACTCCCCAAGGTTCTCCGCCTGACCAAGCAGCTGCTACAAAATCAAGAGCTGGTCAAGTGGAGTTCCAGCGAGGTGGACCTCCATTTGGCCCGTCAGATGGTGCTCTCCTTGGAATTTTCCACGCAACATCGCCGCCTCGAAAAGCTAGAGGGTAAGGTGAAGGAGCTGCTTAGCCAACAGGAGTCGTTGCGAAGTGACTATGAGGCCTTGCAAGATACCAACGACATGCTGAAGGACATACTGGAGGAATCCAGGATGGCTCGCGTCCAACAagtccaggagaccatcaagactgagatgcTGATGGGGGATGCCGTTGCCGCCCTCGACTTCCAGCTGCTGGAGACTACGGGTAAGGCCATCCAGCTCGAGGCTGAAACCGCCTACATGCGTCAACAGAATGCAAACTTGACGGAGGCCTTCGCCGCGAGCGACCGGAAGCTCAAAGAAGCCGAGTCGACCATTGCCACCCTGACCACCGAGAAGGTTGCGCTCGAGACCGATAAAGCTGGGTTCGAGGCCGAGAAGACCAAACTATGGGAAGAGTCGGCCGACACCTTCGCTGAGGGTTTCGACTTCGCTCTTGAGCAACTCAAGTGCGCTTTCCCCGAGGTCGACCGCTCCCAGCTGTCCATTGAATTcgaggtggtggatggcaagGTCGTCCGTCCCTGA
- the LOC137815711 gene encoding uncharacterized protein: MAQVLEIMRALQDNVAASRMAQERMQANLAASQGRIEDLNRVNEELRQSLQAHKERVAEEGVAPPPSPPRTFPMPFSSEIMGAVVPPGLVGVKASFTGVEDPKAHLTAFHTQIMLSGGSDAVYCKLFMSTLSGIALEWFVSLPDGHITSFQQFSKLFREQYIVNRAPPVVSYDLFDVRQNQGESLRDYLSRFGAQVVRLPSKDEDMLVHAFKKGVLAGPFSESLIRHHPSTFAEIRRRVVAHITAETVVSEKRESAIPNKLRAGPSRTQQLMRVHEAKEGKRAQGKPRPYEPRRDQNGGCTRESKAPPRFDFVVELAELIAVPTIAARLRAPEKINRVLGRKKDVWCEFHQAYGHPLRACLALGHQLAELVKNGFLSDYLREPQGDQVSGAPAGDPQHEVPVHGEVHTIAGGFSGGGCTASQRKKYARSVLAVDSAEEDHSPDVDIVFTKADLRDVVPHDNDPIVISLVTAGRKVHRVLVDQGSSADVMFWPTFSKLQLSPDHLKPYPGCLYGFARDQVEVRGYVELRTTFTDGATTRTEKIKYLVVNAPSAYNILLGRPTLSRLGAVPSTRHMKVKMPSMEGVVVTIKSNQKEARRCYENSLKQQRSVCHVTTTPPPRSDEGRAEVATLVRGTHSDVEMEEAMLGGTGSAQGEAEGARGIAPRESGIARAVIARERRPHPTEGWVEAVIGGRGFKLGGQLDEDTRRQIVRVIEKNMGVFAWTASDMPGIDPDFLCHRLAMDPQVRPVRQRRRKYNEEKRQVIHEETHKLLAAGHIREIQYPEWLANVVLVKKSSGKWRMCVDFTDLNKACPKDSYPLPSIDALVDSASGCQLMSFLDAFSSYNQIRMHPSDECKTAFMTERSCYCYKVMPFGLKNAGATYQRLMDRVLSPMLGRNVQAYVDDMVVTSRGKEEHVADLEELFTMIAKYGLKLNLEKCIFGVEAGKFLGFLLTERGIEANPEKCAAIMAMRSPASVKEVQQLTGRLAALSRFMSAGGEKGHPYFQCLKRNSRFVWTEECEEAFVKLKEYLASPPVLCKPQTGAPLRLYFAVTERAVSSVLVQEQEQVQRPIYFVSKVLQGPEVRYQALEKAALAVVFSARRLRHYFHSFTVVVMTDLPIQKVLKKPDVAGRMVKWAVELSEFDIRYEPRGPIKGQVFADFVVELSSGDAPPEGLVFRWVLSVDGSSNQQGSGAGVILEGPNGVLIEQSLRFAFKASNNQAEYEALIAGMLLAKEMGARRLTAKTDSLLVTGQVTGEFQAKDPQMAAYLEYVRTLKVSFTTFELIHVPREQNARADLLTKLASSGKGGRQRTVIQETLKVPRAFVTDNQVLQVCVSRERAAVGHRSLTQETLRAPRVRARPTGSNEVMEIDAAGRADTWIMPYQRYLADGVLPLEPAEAKRIKKSSSKFTLIDGDLFRFGFTHPVLVCVHGEQCTRLMSELHEGICGSHVGGRALAGRVLRAGYYWPTLREDCVGYAQRCKQCQQHADWHKASPEELRSIHNPWPFHTWGIDILGPFPLAIRQMKFLIVAIEYFTKWVEAEPIAQITAHKVQQFVWKNVLCRFGVPKRLVSDNGTQFTSHQLRNLCEEVGIQQVFASVEHPQTNGQVESANRVLLRGLKRRIEKAKGTWAEEVPRIVWAYHTTPQYSTHETPFSLVYGSDAMIPVEIQENSPRFLNFVAEKSNEERKVNLDLLDEIQEEAGINAEAIKRRVERRHNSKVRQRRFQEGDLVMRKAHQHEIENKLSPQVDRPVQNSGGIGERRLLAGDLGWRGDPQDVERHALKTLF, translated from the coding sequence ATGGCGCAAGTCTTGGAGATAATGCGCGCGCTGCAAGACAATGTGGCGGCGTCAAGAATGGcgcaagaaaggatgcaagcgAACTTGGCTGCATCGCAGGGCAGGATCGAAGATTTGAACCGGGTTAACGAAGAGCTGCGCCAGTCTTTACAGGCGCATAAAGAGAGGGTGGCGGAGGAAGGAGTGGCGCCACCACCATCCCCTCCCAGGAccttccccatgccattctcatCTGAAATAATGGGCGCAGTCGTACCACCAGGCTTAGTGGGGGTGAAGGCCTCGTTCACAGGGGTAGAGGATCCAAAAGCGCACCTAACGGCTTTCCACACCCAGATAATGCTTTCTGGAGGCTCGGATGCCGTATACTGCAAGTTATTCATGAGTACCCTGAGCGGGATTGCGCTAGAATGGTTCGTAAGCCTGCCAGACGGCCACATCACGTCGTTTCAACAATTCTCAAAgttgttcagggagcagtatATCGTGAACAGGGCACCCCCAGTGGTGTCGTACGATCTCTTCGATGTGCGCCAGAACCAAGGCGAGTCCCTCCGGGATTACCTTAGccgttttggggcgcaggtggtgaggctgccCAGCAAGGATGAAGATATGTTGGTGCACGCGTTCAAAAAAGGGGTTCTTGCAGGCCCTTTTAGTGAGTCTTTGATCAGGCACCACCCTAGCACGTTCGCGGAGATTAGGCGTCGTGTCGTGGCGCACATCACCGCAGAaacagtggtttctgagaaaaggGAAAGCGCGATCCCTAACAAGTTGCGCGCAGGACCAAGCAGGACTCAGCAGCTGATGAGGGTGCACgaggccaaagaggggaagagGGCTCAGGGAAAACCTCGCCCTTACGAGCCGCGAAGGGATCAGAATGGGGGGTGCACGAGGGAAAGTAAAGCACCCCCCAGGTTTGATtttgtggtggagctggcgGAACTGATCGCCGTTCCAACCATAGCAGCAAGGCTGCGAGCGCCGGAGAAAATCAACAGGGTGTTGGGGCGAAAGAAAGACGTATGGTGTGAGTTCCATCAGGCCTATGGCCACCCACTCCGCGCGtgcttggcgttgggacaccaactcgCGGAGTTGGTAAAAAACGGTTTCCTGAGTGATTACTTGCGAGAGCCGCAAGGCGATCAGGTATCGGGGGCCCCAGCAGGGGATCCTCAGCACGAGGTACCGGTGCACGGGGAGGTGCACACGATCGCGGGAGGATTCTCTGGGGGAGGATGTACAGCCTCTCAGagaaagaagtacgcgcgatcggtgttGGCAGTCGACTCGGCGGAGGAGGATCACTCCCCCGACGTCGACATTGTCTTCACCAAAGCTGATctccgggacgttgtgcctcacgacaacgacccgaTAGTTATCTCCCTTGTCACggcaggaaggaaggtgcacagggtccttgtggatcagggaagctcggcagacgtgatgttctggccgacatTCAGCAAACTACAGCTGTCCCCTGATCATCTGAAGCCATACCcggggtgtttgtatggtttcgcaagggaccaggtagaggtgcggggctATGTGGAGCTGAGGACCACATTCACAGATGGTGCCACAACCCGCACTGAGAAAATTAAGTACTTGGTGGTCAATGCTCCGTCTGcttacaacatactgttgggaagaccGACGCTCAGCAGGTTAGGAGCCgtaccatcgacaaggcacatgaaggtaaagatGCCTTCGATGGAGGGGGTAGTGGTTACCATTAAATCGAACCAAAAGGAAGCCCGCCGCTGCTATGAAAACAGTCTCAAGCAGCAGAGAAGCGTGTGCCATGTTACCACAACGCCGCCACCAAGGTCGGACGAGGGAAGAGCGGAGGTCGCGACGTTGGTAAGAGGCACGCACAGCGACGTGGAAATGGAAGAGGCGATGCTTGGGGGCACGGGAAGTGCCCAGGGAGAAGCTGAGGGGGCGAGAGGGATCGCGCCTCGCGAGTCTGGGAtagcgagggcggtcatcgccagggAGAGAAGACCCCACCCGACTGAGGGGTGGGTGGAGGCGGTGATCGGGGGAAGAGGGTTCAAGCTGGGAGGACAGCTCGACGAGGACACACGACGACAGATCGTCAGGGTAATTGAGAAAAACATGGGCGTATTTGCGTGGACGGCCTCGGACATGCCGGGCATTGACCCGGACTTCCTCTGCCATCGCCTCGCAATGGATCCCCAGGTCCGACCGGTGCGCCAAAGGAGGAGGAAGTACAATGAGGAGAAGAGGCAGGTGATCCATGAGGAAACCCACAAACTCTTGGCCGCGGGGCATATCAGGGAAATCCAGTACCcagagtggctggccaatgtggtGCTGGTGAAGAAGTCAAGCGgcaaatggaggatgtgcgtggatttCACCGACCTCAACAAAGCATGCCCCAAGGACTCCTATCCCCTGCCTAGCATTGACGCCCTAGTGGATAGTGCATCAGGATGCCAGCTGATGAGTTTCTTGGACGCTTTTTCGAgttacaaccagatcaggatgcacccgtcggacgagtgcaagaccgcgttcatgacCGAGCGGTCTTGCTACTGTTATAAGGTAATGCCGTTCGGTttgaagaatgcgggagccacctatcagaggctgatggatagaGTACTCTcgccgatgctgggaaggaacgtacaggcgtacgtcgatgacatggtggtcacctcgcGAGGGAAGGAGGAGCATGTCGCTGATCTGGAGGAACTTTTCACAATGATCGCCAAGTACGGGTTGAAGCTCAACCTAGAGAAATGTATCTTTGGTGTGGAAGCGGGGAAGTTTCtaggtttcctcttaacagagcgaGGGATTGAGGCAAATCCCGAGAAATGCGCGGCGATcatggcaatgaggagcccagcgtcggtgaaggaggtgcagcaactcaccgGTCGGCTGGCGGCTTTGTCGCGATtcatgtccgctggaggggagaagggccatcctTACTTCCAATGTCTCAAGCGGAACAGCAGGTTCGTTTGGACCGAAGAATGTGAGGAGGCATTTGTTAAGCTTAAAGAATATTTGGCAAGCCCGCCGGTGCTATGCAAGCCACAGACAGGCGCCCCTCTTCGTTTATACTTTGCTGTAACAGAGAGGGCGGTCAGTTCGGTtctggtccaagagcaggagcAGGTCCAGAgacctatctattttgtgagcaaggtgctgcagggccctgAAGTAAGATATCAGGCTCTGGAGAAAGCAGCTTTGGCGGTGGTGTTCTCGGCAAGAAGGCTGCGTCACTACTTTCACAGCTTCACGGTTGTAGTGATGACTGATCTTCCCATCCAAAAGGTGCTGAAAAAGCCGGATGTAGCCGGAAGAATGGTAAAGTGGGCCGTAGAATTATCTGAGTTCGATATCAGATAcgaaccccgaggaccgatcaaggggcaggtgttcgctgATTTCGTCGTTGAGTTGTCATCGGGTGACGCACCGCCAGAGGGCTTGGTCTTCCGATGGGTCTTATCGGTGGACGGATCCTCAAACCAACAGGGGAGTGGCGCGGGGGTCATCCTAGAAGGCCcgaacggggtactgatcgagcagtccctgcgtttcgcctttaaagccagcaacaaccaggcggagtacgaggccctaATCGCCGGAATGTtgctggcaaaggagatgggagcaagaAGGTTAACGGCCAAAACCGATTCCCTGTTGGTCACTGGGCAGGTAACCGGGGAATTCCAGGCCaaagacccgcagatggctGCATACCTCGAGTATGTGCGCACCTTGAAGGTATCCTTTACAACGTTTGAATTGATCCACGTACCAAGGGAAcaaaatgccagagccgacTTGCTCACCAAGCTAGCCAGctcgggcaaggggggaaggcagaggaccgtcatccAGGAGACGCTGAAGGTACCTCGTGCGTTCGTTACAGACAACCAAGTGCTGCAGGTGTGCGTTTCTCGCGAGCGTGCCGCGGTCGGTCATCGGTCTCTCACCCAAGAAACCTTGAGAGCACCGAGAGTGAGAGCGCGACCGACGGGATCCAACGAGGTGATGGAGATTGACGCCGCTGGAAGGGCTGACACGTGGATAATGCCATACCAGCGGTATCTGGCAGATGGGGTGCTTCCGCTGGAGCCGGCAGAGGCAAAGAGAATAAAGAAGAGCTCGAGCAAGTTCACCCTCATCGATGGCGACCTCTTCAGGTTCGGATTCACCCATCCAGTTTTAGTATGCGTGCACGGAGAGCAGTGCACGAGGCTTATGtcagagctccacgagggaaTATGCGGGAGCCACGTCGGCGGTCGCGCCCTAGCGGGTAGAGTtctccgtgcagggtactactggccaacgctgAGGGAAGATTGTGTGGGTTACGCTCAGCggtgcaagcaatgccagcaacatgcagattggcacaaggcgtcCCCCGAAGAACTAAGGTCGATTCACAACCCCTGGCCattccacacgtggggaatcgacatcttAGGACCTTTCCccctggcgatcaggcagatgaagttcttaatcgtcgccatcgagtatttcacgaagtgggtggaggcagagccgaTCGCACAGATCACCGCTCACAAGGTTCAACAGTTTGTATGGAAAAACGTTCTGTGCCGTTTCGGAGTGCCCAAGCGTCtagtctccgacaatggcacccagtttacGAGCCATCAGCTGAGGAACCTATGCGAGGAGGTGGGGATACAGCAGGTGTTCGCCTCGGTAGAGCACCCTCAAACGAACGGTCAGGTAGAATCGGCCAACCGAGTGCTGCTCAGAGGGCTAAAGAGAAGAATAGAAAAGGCCAAAGGAACGTGGGCGGAAGAAGTTCCCAGGATCGTatgggcctatcacaccactCCGCAATatagcacccatgagacacctttcagtttggtttatGGGTCAGACGCTATGATccctgtggagatacaggaaAATTCACCAAGATTTCTGAATTTCGTGGCAGAGAAGTCCAAcgaggaaagaaaggtgaatCTAGACCTTTTGGACGAGATACAAGAAGAAGCCGGGATCAACGCTGAAGCTataaagagaagggtggagcgaaggcacaactccaaggtgaggcAGAGGCGATTCCAGGAGGgagatctggtgatgaggaaagcgcATCAGCACGAGAtagagaataagctgtctccccaAGTGGACCGGCCCGTTCAGAATAGTGGAGGCATTGGAGAACGACGCTTATTGGCTGGAGACCTTGGATGGAGGGGCGATCCTCAGGacgtggaacgccacgcacttaAAActctattttag
- the LOC137813797 gene encoding protein DETOXIFICATION 21-like, with protein sequence MGAEVNENLLHERKKNCLEEEESVGKRVWEESKKMWVVAGPAIFTRFSTFGIVVVSQSFIGHIGSTELAAYALVMTVLVRFANGLLIGMASALETLCGQAYGARKYDMLGVYLQRSWIVLFTTSILLLPVYIFTTPLLEALGQDKTIARVAGTISLWSIGIMFSVSVSFTCQMFLQSQSKNKIIVYLAAASISLHVFLSWLLTVQLKFGLNGALTSTLFAYWIPNLGQLVFIMTKCPDTWKGFSFLAFKDLWSVVKLSLSSGAMLCLEIWYNTVLILLTGNMENAEVSIDALAICLNINGWEMMIALGFFAAAGVRVANELGRGSSKAAKFSILITVLTSFVIGLVLFLVFLFLRERLAYIFTTDSEVAKAVADLSPLLSFSILLNSVQPVLSGVSVGAGWQSIVAYVNIASYYLIGIPVGLLLNNLLHLDVKGIWIGMMFGTFVQTIMLITITLKTDWDKQVELARNRVNKWTLVENEESNTIPSISS encoded by the exons ATGGGAGCAGAGGTAAATGAGAATCTTTTGCATGAGCGAAAGAAGAATTGTTTGGAAGAGGAAGAGTCAGTGGGGAAAAGGGTATGGGAAGAAAGCAAGAAGATGTGGGTGGTAGCAGGCCCTGCCATATTCACAAGGTTTTCAACTTTTGGGATTGTGGTGGTTAGTCAATCCTTCATTGGCCATATTGGCTCAACTGAACTAGCTGCATATGCCCTTGTTATGACTGTCCTAGTCAGGTTTGCAAATGGGTTATTG ATTGGCATGGCAAGTGCTTTGGAAACTCTTTGTGGTCAAGCATATGGGGCCAGAAAGTATGACATGCTTGGAGTGTATCTTCAAAGATCATGGATAGTGTTGTTCACAACCTCTATACTCCTTCTTCCGGTTTACATCTTCACCACCCCTTTGTTAGAGGCTCTAGGCCAAGACAAAACCATTGCTCGAGTTGCTGGAACCATTTCTCTCTGGTCAATTGGTATCATGTTTTCTGTCTCAGTGTCATTCACCTGCCAAATGTTCCTGCAATCACAGAGCAAGAACAAGATCATTGTCTACCTTGCAGCAGCTTCAATTTCACTCCATGTTTTCCTGTCATGGCTTTTAACTGTTCAGCTCAAGTTTGGGCTCAACGGTGCACTCACATCAACGCTTTTCGCATATTGGATTCCAAACTTGGGCCAGCTTGTGTTTATCATGACCAAGTGCCCTGACACATGGAAAGGTTTCTCATTCTTGGCCTTCAAAGATCTCTGGTCTGTTGTCAAGCTTTCCCTCTCTTCTGGTGCTATGTTATG TCTTGAGATCTGGTACAACACAGTTTTGATTCTTCTTACAGGCAACATGGAAAATGCAGAAGTGTCCATTGATGCTCTGGCCATATG CCTCAACATCAATGGATGGGAAATGATGATAGCTCTTGGTTTCTTTGCTGCTGCAGG TGTCCGGGTTGCAAATGAGCTTGGAAGAGGGAGTTCAAAGGCTGCAAAATTTTCCATTCTGATAACAGTTCTGACATCATTTGTGATTGGATTGGTGCTATTTTTGGTGTTTCTGTTTCTGAGGGAAAGACTTGCGTATATTTTCACTACAGACTCTGAGGTGGCTAAAGCAGTTGCTGATTTATCACCATTGCTCTCATTTTCCATCTTGTTGAACAGTGTCCAACCTGTGCTCTCTG GAGTTTCTGTGGGAGCTGGGTGGCAAAGCATTGTAGCATATGTAAACATTGCCTCTTATTATCTCATTGGTATTCCTGTTGGACTGCTGCTTAATAATCTTCTCCATTTGGATGTCAAG GGTATTTGGATTGGAATGATGTTTGGAACATTTGTTCAGACTATTATGCTTATTACAATCACATTGAAAACGGATTGGGACAAGCAG GTAGAGCTAGCTCGAAATCGTGTTAACAAATGGACATTGGTGGAGAACGAAGAATCAAACACTATACCAAGCATATCTAGCTAA